One genomic window of Niveibacterium sp. SC-1 includes the following:
- a CDS encoding sulfatase-like hydrolase/transferase, with protein sequence MLRWTLTRGHFSGRQHWQAPRASSDVRGSSRYNRFHTTAVCSPSRAALVTGRNHHVASTGIIMEFSTSYPGYHSLVSRSVGTIGEILTANGYGTSWFGKNHNVPDWQNSPAGHFSLWPTGLGFEYFYGFLGADAHQFRPAVYENITPVAP encoded by the coding sequence GTGTTGCGATGGACTTTGACTCGCGGTCATTTCTCCGGCAGACAGCACTGGCAAGCGCCACGAGCGTCCTCAGACGTCCGTGGGTCCTCGCGCTACAACCGCTTCCACACCACCGCCGTCTGCTCGCCGTCACGCGCAGCGCTTGTCACCGGACGCAACCACCACGTGGCCTCGACCGGCATCATCATGGAGTTCAGCACGTCTTACCCGGGCTACCACAGCCTGGTGTCGCGCAGCGTGGGAACGATCGGCGAGATCCTGACCGCCAATGGCTATGGCACGTCCTGGTTCGGCAAGAACCACAACGTGCCCGACTGGCAGAACTCGCCGGCCGGACATTTCAGCTTGTGGCCGACCGGCCTGGGCTTCGAATATTTCTATGGCTTCCTGGGCGCCGACGCGCACCAGTTCCGCCCCGCGGTCTACGAGAACATCACGCCGGTCGCCCCCTAG
- a CDS encoding nitroreductase family protein: protein MDRRRFIKVLGGGVITAAGVAVGGCATSMPAEAIAPWRGPGPEQDVRRWILSYALLAPHSHNLQSWVVDLRTPGEILLRCDLQRLLPETDPYSRQIMMSHGTFLELLDLAAREQGLRARISLFPEGEFGPEKLDTRPVAHIQLTPDDALAPDPLFAQILKRHTNRQAYALEQAVPGAAWQAMAQAAAPYPLEFGYVGPGQDDALRQHRAIAAEAWRIELTTPRTLMESYRVLRIGAEEIKAHRDGLSVTDALPVWMDRLGLLDRSQAPGPDDYATRSQIETFKQRLASTSAFMWMVSEGNSRATQVNAGRAYVRVQLAATRHGLAMQPLQQALQEFPEMAGPYRDIRQLLGVPEAPRTIQMWARVGYAPPVEPAPRRGLDALIARS from the coding sequence ATGGACAGGCGTCGATTCATCAAGGTGCTGGGCGGGGGCGTCATCACGGCGGCGGGCGTGGCGGTGGGCGGGTGCGCCACGAGCATGCCGGCAGAGGCCATTGCGCCCTGGCGGGGACCTGGGCCTGAGCAGGATGTGCGCCGCTGGATCCTGAGCTACGCGCTCCTTGCGCCCCATTCGCACAACCTGCAGTCCTGGGTGGTGGATCTACGTACGCCCGGCGAGATCCTGCTGCGCTGCGATCTGCAGCGCCTGCTGCCGGAAACCGACCCGTATTCGCGCCAGATCATGATGAGTCACGGCACTTTTCTGGAGCTATTGGATCTGGCGGCGCGGGAGCAGGGTCTGCGCGCCCGGATCTCGCTCTTCCCGGAAGGCGAATTCGGACCGGAGAAGCTCGACACAAGGCCGGTGGCGCACATCCAGCTCACGCCGGACGACGCATTGGCCCCTGACCCGCTGTTCGCGCAGATCCTCAAGCGACATACCAACCGCCAGGCCTACGCGTTGGAGCAGGCCGTGCCCGGAGCCGCATGGCAGGCCATGGCACAGGCGGCCGCGCCTTACCCGCTGGAGTTCGGATACGTCGGGCCCGGGCAGGATGATGCGCTGCGCCAGCACCGGGCGATTGCCGCGGAGGCCTGGCGCATCGAGCTGACGACCCCACGCACGCTCATGGAGTCCTACCGCGTACTGCGCATCGGCGCCGAGGAGATCAAGGCCCATCGTGACGGCCTCTCGGTCACCGATGCCTTGCCGGTGTGGATGGATCGCCTCGGCTTGCTGGACCGCAGTCAGGCGCCCGGCCCGGACGACTACGCCACGCGTTCGCAGATCGAGACCTTCAAGCAGCGACTCGCCAGCACGTCCGCCTTCATGTGGATGGTGAGCGAAGGCAACTCGCGCGCGACCCAGGTCAATGCCGGGCGGGCCTATGTACGCGTGCAGCTGGCCGCCACCCGGCACGGCCTGGCGATGCAGCCGCTGCAACAAGCACTGCAGGAGTTCCCTGAGATGGCGGGCCCATATCGTGATATACGGCAGCTGCTCGGCGTACCCGAAGCGCCCCGGACGATCCAGATGTGGGCCCGTGTCGGTTACGCGCCCCCCGTGGAGCCCGCGCCCCGACGCGGCCTGGATGCCCTAATCGCTCGAAGCTGA
- a CDS encoding Rossmann-like and DUF2520 domain-containing protein, with amino-acid sequence MKMQLNLIGPGRLGRALARLWHAAGLLEPACVLGRDPARTEAACTALGADRSADWNTLAPARLTLIATPDAAIAETARHLAHAGVVREGDLVFHCSGALESDVLAPLRDNGALVASVHPLMSFARPESATLTDVWCACEGDATALAVIEPLFRALGAHCFAVAPGGKLLYHSAAVLACNHLVALMEAALLSMEAAGVPRDTGWRCLQPLIANTLANISQLGTRAALTGPVARGDRATVQAEIQATTQMDEDVGRAYRQLSLLALRLAPEGVALNRAEILAS; translated from the coding sequence ATGAAGATGCAACTCAACCTGATCGGCCCTGGCCGCCTTGGCCGTGCACTCGCCCGCCTGTGGCATGCGGCAGGCCTGCTCGAACCGGCCTGCGTGCTCGGGCGCGATCCGGCCCGCACCGAGGCCGCGTGCACGGCGCTGGGCGCGGACCGCAGTGCAGACTGGAACACGCTCGCCCCGGCGCGGCTGACCTTGATCGCAACGCCCGATGCTGCCATCGCGGAAACCGCCCGGCATCTGGCCCATGCGGGTGTGGTGCGCGAAGGCGACCTTGTATTCCATTGCAGCGGCGCGCTGGAAAGCGACGTGCTGGCACCCTTGCGCGACAACGGCGCCCTAGTCGCAAGCGTGCATCCGCTGATGAGTTTCGCGCGGCCAGAAAGCGCCACGCTTACCGATGTCTGGTGCGCTTGCGAAGGCGATGCAACGGCGCTGGCTGTGATCGAGCCGCTTTTCCGCGCGCTCGGCGCGCACTGCTTCGCCGTGGCTCCCGGCGGCAAGCTGCTCTATCACAGCGCCGCGGTGCTCGCCTGCAACCATCTCGTCGCCCTGATGGAAGCGGCATTGCTCTCGATGGAAGCCGCCGGCGTGCCGCGCGACACCGGGTGGCGTTGCCTGCAGCCGCTGATCGCCAACACGCTCGCCAACATCAGCCAGCTCGGCACGCGGGCGGCGCTTACCGGTCCCGTGGCACGTGGCGATCGGGCCACCGTGCAGGCGGAAATCCAGGCGACAACGCAGATGGACGAAGACGTGGGACGGGCCTATCGCCAGCTTTCCCTGCTTGCGCTACGGCTAGCGCCGGAGGGCGTGGCCCTGAATCGGGCGGAGATTCTCGCAAGCTAG
- a CDS encoding OmpA family protein, translating into MKIKHKGSRPVVLAGGALLLLAGIIGFAVYNARAPQPAAPAPVPAPRIEEAPAPIGEPISRIYFEAGSATLPPKAMDELAVVLGAAAVKQGAIVLVSGFHGAAGGADNTADLARQRALAVRTALERSGLADYRIRLSRPAETTGGSPRDARRVELRVQ; encoded by the coding sequence ATGAAGATCAAACACAAAGGTTCCAGGCCCGTCGTTCTAGCAGGAGGCGCGCTCCTTCTCCTGGCCGGCATCATCGGTTTCGCGGTGTACAACGCCCGGGCACCGCAACCCGCTGCGCCTGCGCCGGTACCTGCGCCCCGCATCGAGGAAGCGCCCGCGCCGATCGGCGAGCCGATCTCCCGGATCTACTTTGAAGCGGGCAGTGCGACGCTTCCGCCCAAAGCGATGGACGAACTCGCCGTTGTGCTCGGCGCGGCGGCAGTCAAGCAAGGGGCGATCGTGCTGGTCTCCGGCTTTCATGGCGCCGCCGGCGGTGCAGACAACACCGCGGACCTCGCCCGACAGCGCGCGCTGGCCGTACGCACGGCGCTGGAGCGCAGCGGCCTCGCGGACTATCGCATCCGCCTCTCGCGCCCCGCCGAGACGACCGGCGGCTCCCCCCGGGACGCACGTCGCGTCGAACTGCGGGTCCAGTAG
- the fghA gene encoding S-formylglutathione hydrolase — protein MAPERLSSHRCFGGTQAFYRHESRETSGAMRFSVFTPPQAEHGKVPVLFYLAGLTCTEETFPIKAGAQRMAAELGLMLVAPDTSPRDTGIAGATGDWEFGEGAGFYLDATEAPWRERFRMESYVVHELPALIAEHFPAELSRCGLFGHSMGGHGALVLALRNPGRYRSLSAFAPIGAPSQCPWGEKAFSRYLGNDRKQWLAHDACALLEGRRFPGRILIDQGTEDKFIHEQLRPEMLERAALTHGQELSLRRHTGYDHGYYFIASLVEDHLRHHAANLA, from the coding sequence ATGGCGCCCGAACGGCTGTCCTCGCACCGATGCTTCGGCGGCACGCAGGCCTTCTACCGCCACGAGTCACGCGAGACCTCGGGCGCGATGCGCTTCTCGGTTTTCACGCCGCCGCAGGCCGAGCACGGCAAGGTGCCAGTGCTCTTCTACTTGGCCGGACTCACCTGCACCGAAGAGACATTCCCCATCAAGGCGGGCGCGCAGCGCATGGCAGCGGAACTGGGCCTCATGCTCGTCGCACCGGACACCAGCCCGCGCGACACCGGCATCGCGGGAGCCACCGGCGACTGGGAGTTCGGCGAAGGCGCAGGCTTCTATCTCGATGCGACCGAAGCGCCCTGGCGCGAACGCTTCCGCATGGAGAGCTACGTGGTGCACGAGTTGCCCGCGCTGATCGCCGAGCACTTCCCGGCCGAGCTCTCGCGCTGCGGCCTCTTTGGCCATTCCATGGGCGGGCACGGCGCGCTGGTACTGGCGCTGCGCAATCCGGGACGCTACCGCTCGCTTTCGGCCTTTGCCCCCATAGGCGCGCCCAGCCAGTGCCCCTGGGGTGAAAAGGCCTTCAGCCGGTATCTCGGAAATGACCGCAAGCAATGGCTGGCCCATGATGCCTGCGCGCTGCTGGAGGGTCGGCGCTTCCCCGGCCGCATCCTCATCGACCAGGGCACGGAAGATAAATTCATCCATGAGCAACTGCGCCCGGAGATGCTGGAGCGCGCAGCCCTCACGCACGGACAGGAGCTGAGCCTGCGCCGCCACACCGGCTACGACCATGGCTACTACTTCATCGCCAGCCTGGTCGAAGACCATCTTCGCCATCACGCGGCCAACCTCGCCTGA
- a CDS encoding S-(hydroxymethyl)glutathione dehydrogenase/class III alcohol dehydrogenase yields the protein MKVRAAVAYQAGAPLVIEEVDLEGPRAGEVLVEVKATGICHTDAYTLSGADPEGLFPAILGHEGAGIVVDVGPGVRHLKKGDHVIPLYTPECRECEYCLNPKTNLCQAIRTTQGRGLMPDGSSRFSIGGKSLYHYMGCSTFANYTVLPEIALAKIREDAPFDKVCYIGCGVTTGIGAVIFTAKVEPGAKVVVFGLGGIGLNVIQGARMAGAGMIVGVDLNPARRTLAEQFGMTHFVNPTEIDGDLVAYLVSLTGGGADYSFECIGNTKVMRQALECCHKGWGTSVIIGVAGAGEEISTRPFQLVTGRNWRGSAFGGARGRTDVPRIVDWYMEGRVQIDPLITHTLPLERINEGFDLMHRGESIRSVVVY from the coding sequence ATGAAGGTCAGGGCAGCCGTTGCATATCAGGCGGGCGCACCGCTGGTGATCGAGGAAGTGGACCTGGAAGGGCCGCGTGCGGGCGAGGTGCTCGTGGAGGTAAAGGCAACCGGGATCTGCCACACGGATGCTTACACCCTTTCGGGCGCGGACCCGGAGGGATTGTTCCCCGCGATTCTCGGCCATGAAGGCGCGGGTATCGTGGTGGACGTGGGCCCAGGCGTGCGGCATTTGAAGAAGGGTGACCACGTGATCCCGCTCTACACGCCGGAATGCCGCGAGTGCGAGTACTGCCTCAACCCCAAGACCAATCTGTGCCAGGCGATCCGCACCACCCAGGGACGCGGCCTGATGCCGGACGGCAGCAGCCGCTTTTCGATTGGCGGCAAATCGCTCTATCACTACATGGGCTGTTCCACCTTCGCCAACTACACGGTATTGCCGGAGATCGCGCTGGCGAAGATCCGCGAGGACGCGCCCTTCGACAAGGTCTGCTACATCGGCTGCGGCGTGACTACTGGGATCGGCGCAGTGATCTTCACCGCCAAGGTGGAACCCGGCGCCAAGGTGGTGGTGTTCGGCTTGGGCGGCATCGGGCTCAACGTAATCCAGGGCGCACGCATGGCGGGCGCTGGCATGATCGTGGGCGTCGACCTCAACCCCGCCCGGCGCACGCTGGCCGAGCAGTTCGGCATGACGCACTTCGTCAATCCGACCGAGATCGACGGCGACCTCGTCGCCTACCTCGTCTCGCTCACCGGCGGTGGCGCGGACTACAGCTTCGAGTGCATCGGCAACACCAAGGTGATGCGCCAGGCACTGGAGTGCTGCCACAAGGGCTGGGGTACCAGCGTGATCATCGGCGTCGCCGGTGCCGGAGAAGAAATCAGCACCCGCCCCTTCCAGCTCGTGACCGGCCGCAACTGGCGCGGCAGCGCCTTCGGCGGTGCGCGGGGCCGCACCGACGTGCCGCGCATCGTGGACTGGTATATGGAAGGCCGCGTGCAGATCGATCCGCTGATCACCCACACGTTGCCGCTGGAACGCATCAACGAGGGCTTCGACCTGATGCATCGGGGCGAGTCCATCCGCAGCGTGGTGGTTTACTGA
- a CDS encoding alpha/beta fold hydrolase, whose amino-acid sequence MAAKRSTFVICARNVGADNQFGGEPAEISFLRVPAGKDRYDAGLAMKADSWRKYLMAAADGEEDELTGLRGNILVFIHGYNNDIPTIVWRTRKLQETLDDAGWKGVVVAFDWPCENSTLNYLEDRSDAASVADKLVSDVIPMLVSAPDAACVLNVHLIGHSTGAYVIQEAFSRATTKGELFRAEWRIAQVVLIGGDIAADSLDASSQWSGPMFDRIVRLTNYQNRHDSVLGVSNAKRLGTSPRVGRVGLTAQAHSKCVNVDCTHYFEGKDPTHSDFQGTFCHSWHIGDPTFALDLALTLEADIDRLALPTRARGIDGLALQPGLRPQFQSQWLAAAPPLVVG is encoded by the coding sequence ATGGCAGCGAAACGCAGCACCTTCGTCATCTGCGCCCGCAACGTCGGGGCCGACAATCAATTCGGTGGCGAGCCCGCGGAGATTAGCTTCCTGCGCGTGCCGGCCGGCAAGGACCGTTACGACGCCGGTCTCGCGATGAAGGCAGATTCCTGGCGCAAATACCTGATGGCCGCTGCTGACGGTGAGGAAGACGAACTGACCGGGCTGCGCGGCAATATCCTCGTCTTCATCCACGGCTACAACAACGACATCCCGACGATCGTCTGGCGCACGCGCAAGCTGCAGGAGACTCTGGACGACGCCGGCTGGAAGGGTGTCGTCGTGGCCTTCGACTGGCCGTGCGAGAACAGCACGTTGAACTATCTTGAAGACCGCTCCGATGCCGCGAGTGTGGCGGACAAGCTGGTCTCGGACGTGATCCCGATGCTCGTCAGCGCACCGGACGCGGCCTGCGTGTTGAACGTGCATCTGATCGGCCATTCGACCGGCGCCTATGTGATCCAGGAGGCGTTCAGCCGTGCCACGACCAAGGGAGAGCTATTCCGCGCTGAATGGCGCATCGCCCAGGTCGTGCTGATCGGCGGCGACATCGCGGCTGATTCGCTCGATGCGAGTTCGCAGTGGTCCGGACCGATGTTCGACCGCATCGTGCGGCTGACAAACTACCAGAACCGCCACGACTCGGTGCTCGGTGTCTCGAACGCCAAGCGGCTCGGTACCTCGCCGCGCGTCGGCCGTGTGGGCCTCACGGCTCAGGCGCATTCGAAGTGCGTCAATGTCGACTGCACGCACTACTTCGAAGGCAAGGATCCGACTCACTCCGATTTCCAGGGCACCTTCTGCCACTCCTGGCACATCGGCGATCCGACCTTCGCGCTCGACCTGGCGCTCACCCTCGAGGCCGACATTGACCGTCTCGCCCTGCCGACACGCGCACGCGGCATCGACGGCCTCGCGCTGCAACCGGGCCTGCGGCCCCAGTTCCAGTCGCAATGGCTGGCAGCTGCGCCGCCATTGGTGGTCGGCTGA
- a CDS encoding IS481 family transposase, which yields MNTHKNARLTYLRRLEMVQDITERGLPVPQAAACHGVSAVTARKWLGRYLAGGAAALLDKSSRPERSPRAIAPDVALTIVELRRKLFLQARIASYMGVSRATVSRVLRRAGLSRLSDLQPPEPVQRYERDTPGELLHLDIKKLGRFEHTGHRITGERQHRSRHCGWEYLFVAIDDHSRTAFTQLYPDERRSSAIAFLRAAHDYFKTLGVPIQRLITDNGSAFRSHAFGHACVELGITQKFTRAYRPQTNGKAERFIQSALREWAYGHAYQNSHERGTALTLWNHYYNWHRPHYGIGCHVPMARLSEHANNVLTLHT from the coding sequence ATGAACACCCATAAGAATGCCCGACTGACGTATCTGCGTCGCCTGGAGATGGTCCAGGACATTACCGAACGTGGGCTGCCAGTCCCGCAGGCAGCGGCGTGTCACGGCGTAAGCGCGGTGACCGCGCGCAAGTGGCTGGGCCGCTATCTGGCCGGTGGTGCTGCGGCCCTGCTCGACAAGTCCTCGCGCCCCGAGCGCTCGCCGCGCGCGATCGCCCCGGACGTGGCGCTGACGATCGTCGAGCTGCGTCGCAAGCTCTTCTTGCAGGCCCGCATTGCGAGCTACATGGGCGTGTCGCGCGCCACCGTGAGCCGCGTACTGCGCCGCGCAGGGCTATCTCGACTGAGCGATCTGCAGCCGCCCGAGCCGGTGCAGCGCTACGAGCGCGACACGCCCGGCGAACTGCTGCACCTCGACATCAAGAAACTCGGCCGCTTCGAGCACACTGGCCATCGGATTACCGGCGAGCGTCAGCATCGAAGTCGGCACTGCGGCTGGGAATATCTGTTCGTGGCCATCGACGACCACAGCCGCACGGCCTTCACCCAGCTCTATCCGGACGAGCGCCGCTCCAGTGCCATCGCCTTCCTGCGCGCGGCCCACGACTACTTCAAGACCCTGGGCGTGCCAATCCAGCGGCTGATCACCGACAACGGGTCCGCCTTCCGCTCCCACGCCTTTGGACACGCCTGTGTCGAACTGGGCATCACGCAGAAGTTCACGCGCGCCTACCGCCCACAGACCAACGGCAAGGCCGAACGCTTCATCCAGTCCGCCCTACGAGAATGGGCCTACGGCCACGCTTACCAGAATTCTCATGAGCGCGGCACGGCTCTGACCCTTTGGAATCACTACTACAACTGGCACCGCCCGCATTACGGCATCGGATGCCATGTACCTATGGCCCGTCTCTCAGAACACGCAAACAACGTCTTGACTCTTCACACCTAG
- a CDS encoding IS3 family transposase (programmed frameshift), which produces MEVLSGPERRRRWSADEKLAMARESFEPGKTVSMVARQHGVNPNQLFHWRKLYQDGSLSAVSAGEEVVPASELSDALKQIRELQRLLGKKTMENEILREAVEVMKSRKLDCALALIAGGRPVKPVCDVLGVARSNMTAKLARSADWRDRRTARVTDDAGLVGEIRLAVADLPSYGYRRVWALLRRERERQGAAPVNAKRVYRVMREHALLLERKPKHPHIERRHDGRVAVDNSNQRWCSDGFEFRCDNGEPLRVTFALDCCDREAMSWVASTGGYSADGVRDVMLAAVEQRFGHALKAPSEIEWLTDNGSGYIAHRTRAFAAQIGLKPLTTPVSSPQSNGMAESFVKTMKRDYIAFMPKPDAPTAMTNLAIAFEHYNEFHPHSALGYRTPREFRRRTGSSTQG; this is translated from the exons ATGGAAGTGTTGAGCGGGCCGGAGCGCCGGCGCAGATGGTCGGCGGACGAGAAGCTGGCCATGGCTCGAGAGAGCTTCGAGCCCGGGAAGACGGTCTCGATGGTGGCGCGCCAACACGGCGTGAATCCGAATCAGCTATTCCACTGGCGCAAGCTCTACCAGGACGGCAGCCTGTCGGCGGTCAGCGCCGGTGAGGAAGTGGTCCCCGCCTCGGAGCTGAGCGACGCACTCAAGCAAATCCGGGAACTGCAGCGACTGCTCGGCAAGAAGACCATGGAGAACGAGATTCTTCGTGAGGCCGTGGAGGTGATGAAGTCGCGAAAAT TGGATTGCGCGCTCGCCCTCATTGCCGGGGGACGACCAGTGAAACCGGTCTGCGATGTCCTTGGCGTAGCGCGCTCGAACATGACGGCAAAGCTTGCGCGGTCCGCCGACTGGCGTGACCGGCGCACCGCGCGGGTCACGGATGACGCCGGTCTGGTCGGGGAAATCCGGCTCGCTGTCGCGGATTTGCCCAGCTACGGCTACCGACGCGTCTGGGCGCTCTTGCGTCGGGAGCGCGAGCGCCAGGGCGCGGCCCCGGTTAATGCCAAGCGGGTCTATCGGGTCATGCGTGAGCACGCCCTGCTGCTGGAACGCAAGCCCAAGCACCCACACATTGAGCGCCGGCACGATGGCCGTGTCGCGGTCGACAACAGCAACCAACGCTGGTGCTCGGACGGCTTCGAGTTCCGCTGCGACAATGGTGAGCCGTTGCGCGTGACCTTCGCGCTCGATTGCTGCGACCGGGAAGCCATGAGCTGGGTGGCGAGCACGGGCGGATACAGCGCCGACGGGGTTCGAGACGTGATGCTGGCCGCTGTCGAACAACGCTTTGGCCATGCACTTAAGGCGCCTTCAGAAATCGAATGGCTGACCGACAACGGCTCGGGCTACATCGCACATCGGACGCGGGCATTTGCCGCTCAAATTGGCTTGAAGCCGCTCACAACGCCGGTGAGCAGTCCGCAAAGCAACGGCATGGCCGAGAGCTTCGTGAAGACGATGAAACGCGACTACATCGCCTTCATGCCCAAACCGGATGCGCCGACTGCGATGACAAATCTGGCCATCGCCTTCGAGCACTACAACGAGTTTCATCCCCACAGCGCGCTCGGATACCGCACGCCACGCGAGTTCCGCCGCAGGACCGGTTCATCAACTCAAGGGTGA
- a CDS encoding ATP-binding cassette domain-containing protein — protein sequence MANSSSRAAHAAFVTLHDVSLSLPDGRQLLRSIDEHFGAELVGLVGRNGSGKSCFGALLAGHLTPSRGRIQRNAVLHRVDQEIGMREAESLAALAGLAPVLEALDDLERGALAAGALEEALALIADRWDLRPRWQTMLTEAGLAEPMPPTSLSGGQRTLLALIGAFCSEADFLVLDEPSNHLDLAHRGFLRRALQAWKRSGKGALLISHDRALLEDVDRIIAIHEGNLQRYGGNGSFYAQQRQQAAQLASQKLEQARHARRRMAQDIAEEKEREQRRASRGERLGREGRQSLLFVKGERERAEHTAGARRQRHDGAAQAAAQEVTQAFAAAAEYLARPSFHQMQGEVPTQATTLCCEGLLAPWAWTEPLDWTLRGPARVAISGPNGCGKSTLLRLIAGRLSAARGRCETPRGSAYLDQSLTLLDDSRSATEQLRGHRPRLSEGETRQWLAHAGLTAAQATAPLRQLSGGERIKAALCCAVYALPMPAVLLLDEPTNHLDLDAIEAVETLLQSWSGALIVVSHDETFLARLNLDKRLRRAGAGWALEDWAAAFEENEEP from the coding sequence ATGGCAAACTCCTCTTCCCGCGCGGCGCACGCCGCCTTCGTCACGCTTCACGACGTATCGCTGAGCCTGCCTGATGGTCGCCAGCTCCTGCGTTCGATCGACGAGCACTTCGGTGCAGAACTCGTTGGTCTGGTCGGGCGCAACGGCTCGGGCAAGAGCTGCTTTGGCGCGCTGCTCGCCGGGCATCTCACCCCTTCGCGGGGACGCATCCAGCGCAACGCAGTGCTGCACCGGGTCGACCAGGAAATCGGGATGCGCGAGGCGGAAAGCCTGGCTGCGCTGGCGGGACTCGCGCCCGTGCTCGAAGCCCTAGACGATCTCGAACGCGGTGCACTCGCCGCCGGCGCGCTCGAAGAGGCGCTCGCCCTGATCGCAGATCGCTGGGATCTGCGCCCGCGCTGGCAGACCATGCTGACCGAAGCCGGCCTCGCCGAGCCGATGCCGCCGACGAGTCTCTCCGGAGGTCAGCGCACCCTGCTCGCCCTGATCGGTGCCTTCTGCTCGGAGGCCGACTTTCTGGTACTGGACGAGCCGAGCAATCATCTCGACCTTGCACATCGCGGCTTCCTGCGGCGTGCGCTGCAGGCGTGGAAGCGCAGCGGCAAAGGGGCCTTGTTGATCAGCCACGACCGCGCCTTGCTCGAAGACGTGGATCGGATCATCGCGATCCACGAGGGCAATCTGCAGCGTTACGGTGGCAACGGTTCGTTCTACGCCCAGCAGCGACAACAGGCGGCGCAGCTCGCGAGCCAGAAGCTGGAGCAGGCGCGCCACGCACGCCGTCGCATGGCACAGGACATCGCAGAGGAAAAGGAACGCGAGCAACGCCGTGCGAGTCGCGGTGAGCGCCTGGGACGTGAAGGCCGCCAGAGCCTGCTGTTCGTCAAAGGCGAGCGCGAGCGTGCCGAACACACGGCAGGCGCGCGGCGGCAACGCCATGACGGCGCGGCACAAGCGGCCGCGCAAGAGGTGACACAGGCCTTCGCGGCGGCCGCGGAATACCTCGCGCGGCCGAGCTTTCACCAGATGCAGGGCGAAGTGCCCACGCAGGCCACGACCCTGTGCTGCGAAGGACTCCTCGCGCCCTGGGCCTGGACCGAGCCGCTGGACTGGACCCTGCGCGGCCCCGCCCGAGTCGCAATCAGCGGTCCCAACGGCTGCGGCAAATCGACGTTGTTGCGCCTGATCGCAGGCCGGTTGAGCGCCGCGCGAGGGCGTTGCGAGACGCCGCGCGGCAGCGCGTACCTCGACCAATCACTCACCCTGCTGGACGACAGCCGCTCGGCCACGGAACAGCTGCGCGGCCATCGACCCAGGCTGAGCGAAGGCGAAACCCGCCAGTGGCTCGCGCATGCTGGGCTCACGGCCGCGCAGGCCACCGCCCCGCTGCGTCAACTCTCCGGCGGTGAGCGCATCAAGGCTGCGCTGTGCTGCGCGGTCTATGCCTTGCCCATGCCGGCTGTCCTGTTGCTCGACGAGCCCACTAACCATCTCGACCTCGACGCGATCGAGGCCGTGGAGACGTTGCTGCAATCCTGGAGCGGTGCGCTGATCGTGGTTTCGCATGACGAAACCTTCCTCGCGCGCCTGAATCTCGACAAGCGCCTGCGTCGCGCGGGCGCGGGATGGGCGCTGGAAGACTGGGCGGCCGCCTTCGAAGAAAACGAAGAGCCCTGA